Part of the Suricata suricatta isolate VVHF042 chromosome 8, meerkat_22Aug2017_6uvM2_HiC, whole genome shotgun sequence genome, gctctgtcagcgcagagcctgaccgtggggctcaaactcccgaaccatgagatcatgatcttagccgaGATATCAAGTCActtgctcaaccaactaagccacccaggcgccccaggtctgTAAgccttttgtaaacatttttcaaGACTTCTATTCCATCATTAGAGAGTACTGTACCTTATTTAAGAATTCCATTATTGTAGGTGTTCAGGTTACTTCCAGACTGAGGACTGTTTCCATGGccaattataataattattattttcataattaggAAAACTCTGAGTAGCCCCCATCATTAGGAGCCGAGACAAATTAGTTTTTTGGACTGTGGCTTCGCGATGGCTGAGGTTGTTGCAGAGAATGGGCGCATTGACAGGGCTGTTGTGTGTGCATAATTGCTGTGTTCAAGTGAAACGCCAGTGGGTGTTTCTGGGCATTGCTTCGAATGTGCCCCAGGCCCCTAGAACAGAAGGTTCACCTCTCTTCTGTCCACTGGTGTTTCACACCCTCTGGGATATTAGGCATTTGAAAAACTGAAGTCCCACTTTGGGTCAGCACTAGCTCTGCCCTCGGAGAGTTCCTGTTCCAGTGGGGAGACAGACACTGAAACCAAAGAATGTCATCATGTTGTGTTCGGATAAGTAGGGTGTGCAGTGAAGACATGCCGGTGGGCGGAGTCAGTGCTTGTATGATGAGGGGGTGGGTCAGAGGGCTCAGGAGAGGGGGGGCTGTGGCCGAGTCTGGAAAGATGGGCGTATTTGCTTCAGTTCTTGATGAAGAGAAGACTGGAGTCTGGACACACGTAGCAGCGGGATCTCCAGCTGGGAGGTGGTAGGAAATGGCTTTGAATATTCTGGCACTTTCTAGAATTTGTTATGATTGGACATAAGGTGGAGGCCTTGATTTGGGGGGATACCAGCGGCTGTGTGCCGTGTCTTCATCTCTGGGTCTCTAGTACCCCAACAGTGCCTGAGGAAGGTGAACCCTTGGTCGGTGGAGGCCGAACACGTTCAGGTAAAGCTTTAGCTGCAGTACCAGCCTGCATTTCTCTGGCTGTTTGGCAGAGTTCTGCGAGTTGGTTCATATGGGGCTGTGCGGACATGCTGGGGCATACCACGTGTTCTGACCTGTGGGAAGCCCCGCTGCCTGATGGGCGAGTGACGCCTGCCAGGAGGTGCCAGGACGAAAGTCCAGGCTTGGGAGTAACTGGCTCTGAAACCGGTCCTGTGATTTGTACCTGGATGTGTTACAGAGACTTCTAATTGTAGCCACGGAGCTAATAAGCCAGCCAGCCCAAGGGCATCCGGGTCTGATCCTCCAGAGTGGGATGTGTGCTCTCGCTGGAGCAGCTGGCAGCGCACTGGTGGCCCTGGCACCTGCGGGTGTGCTCTGCGTTCTTGCAGGCCTGACTCATCGCCTGCGTTTCCATGCTGTAGTAGCCCGGTGCGGCCCGGCCTCCGATCCTCACCCAGACttgaagggtggggagggaggccctggggggtggggaggtggggaggggcagggcaagggagggaagaaaggctcAGTGGAtatctgctgtgtgccaggtgttGTGCTGGGTGCTTTGTATACACCTGTCTGAATGCCCGTGAAAAGCATGGAGCATAGATGTTGGCATCCTCATCATCAGGTGGGAGAAAGCAAATTGGAGAGCTTAGGTACCTGCGCCAAGATGATACAGTGAGTGGAGCAAGTAAACCCGTGCCTGTTCCTTTTCACCTACTGCTCCAGCTTTGCCTTGTGGGGCGGGCGTCTTTGGCATTCTCAAAACCTTGACAGTGCAGTACACTCTCGGGGACAGCAGCAAAAAACCCATGGTCCTGCTGTGTAAGCAAGTCCCCGCGACTACCTGGGccatagtttcttcatctgcaaaatgggaagaaaagtcAGTGTATTTACTTAAGAGGGTTGTGTAGGAATCCGAGCAGATGGTGTGATTGGGGACCGTACCGGCACCAGGGCCCTGGGTGGACGTGCTGTAACAGCTGAGTGAGGGTGCTCAGGGACTTGGGACAcagcttcctctctccttccctctttctcagcgGGCCTGTAAGTGGAGCCCAAGGTGGAGTCAGACTGAGCTGGGTTGATGCGGGCTTATTCTCTGCTGCCACTCAGCAGTATTTGTGGACCTTCACTAAGACCTTGACCTCTTTGAGCCTTGTAAAGTGGGAGATATGCTGCATTGTCAGTCTGTTAGGCATACAGGAGGCAAGTATATTTGGTGTTCGCCACTACACTGGTCCTCCTGAACTCTGGGTGCCCAGGTGCTGGTGCTCCAGGCGCCTGGCGCGGAATGTTCACAGTAGAGCGCCCTTCTTCAGACCCCTGCAGCCGACTTCCCGTTCAGCCTTGTTTTGAACTAGTATGTATATAACACTTGGCACATGACAAGATCTCTGCTGGGGCTGGCAGTATGACTGTGGACAAGACAGACTCCCCGGCTTACTGTTGTCTGGAGGGGCAGAAAGGTCTGGAATGTCATCCTACTCGTACATATGTATATAGAGGCATTAGAGTTCTGGTCAGTGCTCCAAGGGAGAAACTCACATGACAGGTGGCCAGGAAGGGCTCGCTGAACCACGAAGGCTGGGCCTCAAGGCCGAGTACACTTTACAAGGGATGAGCTGGTGTGGCTGAGAGAAGAGCGTCTCAGGAGCTGGGTGTGAACTTCTAGGCCTGACCCATGGTCAGCTAGGCCCAGACGGGGGTGCGGAGAGGCGAGCCTTTGGCATTTGTGAGATCTTAATGTTTATCTAGGGCACCTTCACGGTTCATGATGCCTCCTGGGGTATCCTGGAGACCTGGGCGGAGCTAGGACCAGGCTTTcagtctcagctctgccattgaCCCTCTTGAGTCCTTGAGCTCCTGGTCCTTTCTGAGACACAGGTTTTTCCCATCTGGAGCATAGCGGTATCTCCCAAACAAGGGGTCTTCACACAGATGTCTTCACTCAGTGCACGAAGGATTTGGGACAACTCATGAAAACAGTGTAAAAGGATACACTCGGTAGTTAGGTCAGAGGGAAATGATTGATAAAAAGAGGCTGGGCTGTGGACTAGCACCCAAAATTCATTCCACTGTGTCTTCCTGTGTCATCTACAGGGGCAGGTATGTTGCTTGGTTGACCGAATTCTTCCTGGCTGCCTGAACAAAGAGACAGGAGCAGATACCTGATTCacaatgcttttttcttttaggaaaaaaagtgaCTGTGggaaaatatgatttttctttttccctgtacTGAGGCTGACTCTCAGGGACACTGTATATGTTGATAACTGTTTGTCCTGTTTACAGGTCTGCTGGAAGCACTGTGCAATGAACTGGAGACTCCAGCCCAGAGTGGTCTGAAACCATTTGGGAAAGAAGAGGGAGTCCTGGGGAAGATGGCCATGGCCCCAGGCCCTTCCCTGGCTCAGGTGTACACCAGCCCTGTGGCAGTGGCTGTGTGGGAATGGCAGGACGGGCTGGGCACCTGGCACCCCTACAGTGCCACCGTCTGCAACTACATTGAGCAGCAGTTTATCCAGCAGAAGGGCCAGCGCTTCGGGCTGGGGAGTCTGGCCCACAGCATCCCCTTAGGCCAAGCTGACCCCTCGCTGGCCCCTTACATCATTGACCTCCCCAGCTGGACCCAGTTCCGCCAGGACACTGGTAAGACACTTCTTGCCTCTGGTATGTGTTGGAGCACCTGCTTTGGGCCAGATGCCATGCTGATGATGGGTTTCTATGTAGAGTTGACTCTTGGAGCTTTGTCTTGTCCCTGACAGGTGCTGTGTGTGGTACATACCTCTTCATAGTAGGGAGTGCCTTGAAACACAGTGCAGAGGccctccccgtccctcccccCTCGTTGCCTAAACCCAAACTGCTTGCCTCCACCTGCAGAGATTGGAGGGGCTTGTGGGCAGAGAGGCTGGCACGGAGGTAGAGCACCATGCTAGTTAAGAGGGCCCGGTGATGAGTTCTGCTTCCGCTGCACAATGTCCATGTGACCTGATCAGGTTACTTCATTCTCCTGTGTGCTCACATTGGGTTTTTTGTGGATTTTGGTCAGTATTACTGAGAATGGGACCACCAACCTCCCCCCAGAGCTGTGCCCTGTCCATCtaacccagtggttctcaactgggggtgaTTTTGTCCCCTAGGACCTTTGACagtgtttggagacatttttaattGTCATAAGTGGTGCAGGGAGCTGCTGGTTTCTAGTCattagaggccagggatgctgctaaatgcACGGGACTGGCCACATGACAAAGCATTCTTGGCCCAGGATGTCACTGGTGCAGGGACTGAGAAACGCTACTTTGATCCCTATGGCAGCGTCCTTGGGTGTGTGAGGACTAAGGCTTCCAGTCAGTTGACTACAGAAGAAAGTCCCTGCCTTCCTGATGTTTGAAGTCCACTGAGAAAGGCAGCAAACAGGATCTGTAATGTGGAAATTGTGTGTTGTGTTAGACGGCAGTAAGTGTTAACCAGAGAGTGAAAGTGCTGGGAGAGGTCAAGGTTTGAGCTTGGGTGGCCAGGGCACCAGGAAGGGAGACTAAGACAGACCTGCAGGTGTTGTCCCTTGAAGGGACTTTgacctttattcttttttgttttttaatttttttttcatgtttgtttatttgagagagaacgagagagaaagggcacaagcaggggaggggcagagagaatcccaagccggctctgcactgtcagcacagggcctgcaggcctcgatctcacaaactttgagatcatgactgagccacccaggcgccccttggctttTATTCTGAAAGGGGGAGCCATGGGAGGATTTGGGCAGAGGAGTGCCGTAATCTGATTTGGAGGTGAAGAGTATCTCTGGCTGCCAAGGACGGAGgcggggtggggtgaggagacCAGTGGAAGCAAATTGCAGTGATCATTTTCTGGCAAGTGCTCTTGGAGAAATGGCCCAAATTactttttctctgtaattttcaGGTTTGGTTTATTAGGAATATAAGCTAACCACAGGGTGTTTCCTAGTAGTTGCTGCTTGAAGAGTCAAAGGGAATGGTACATCCACATGAGAGACTTacataataatgaataatgagtTATGTATATAAAGTTTTAGAGATGTAAGGAAGACTGATGGCCTAATGCAAGAAAACAGCCTGAAAAGTTTTCAGTGTGTTCAGCTCCCTAAGAGGGCAAGTCTAGAAGCCACAATCGGAAGAAATGCATTGTGATATAAGCTGTGTGGTTGGATTGCAGatggtttaattttcttaacttttctttctttcttttttccttccttccttccttccttttcagtttttttaagtgaagCTACATATGTTTCATTcttagaaacattttgaaaaagccTGGAATCTGAGCCACAGCTGTTCTTTGACCTAAGCTCCTGGCATCCCCTACTTTTGCCGAGGAGCACAGGTTCCCCTCTGCCACTAGATCCATTTGGGCCATAGTTTCTTTACGCAGTGGGAGCTTTCTACCCTTCATGCAAGATTTGGAAAGAGTAACTGGTACCGGCCTTTAGTTCAGATAGCAACATGACCCTAAACACACTGACCATGTAGGTTTCTTTTGGTTGTagaaagagtgttttttttttttttaatgtttgtttatgtttgagaagacagagcatgagtaaaagaggggcagagagagagggagacacagaatccaaagcaggctccaggctctgagctgtcagcacagacctcgacatggggctggaacttagAAACCATgacatgggatcatgacccgagccaaagtcagacactcaaccgactgagctacccaggcaccccgaaaaagaatttttaaactctttttgtTTTGAGGGTCTAGCAGATTAACCATTTACTGTCCTCTTCCTCTTCAAACAGGCACCATGAGGGCTGTGCGGAGGCATCTGTTCCCCCAGCATTCAGCCCCGGGCCGGGGCATTGTCTGGGAGTGGCTGAGTGACGATGGCTCCTGGACAGCATATGAAGCCAGTGTCTGTGACTTCCTGGAGCAGCAGGTGGCCAGGGGCAATCAGCTCGTGGACTTGGCTCCTCTGGGGTACAACTATACCATCAACTACGCCACCCACACACAGACCAACAAGACGTCGAGCTTCTGCCGTAGTGTGCGGCGCCAAGCAGGACCCCCGTATCCGGTGACCACCATCATTGCCCCACCAGGCCACACGGGAGTCGCCTGCTCTTGCCATCAGTGCCTCAATGGCGGTGGAACTGGCCCCGTGTCGGGCCGCTACCGCCACTCCATGACCAACCTCCCTGCTtaccctgtcccccagcccccccacaGGACCGCCATTGTCTTTGGGGCCCACCAGGCCTTTGCCCCATACAATAAGCCCTCACTCTCTGGGGCTAGGTCTGCACCCAGACTGAACACCACCAACCCCTGGGGTGGGGCACCGCCCTCCTTGGGGAACCAGCCCCTCTACCGCTCCAGCCTCTCCCACCTGGGACCGCAGCACCAGCCCTCAGGATTGCCCACTGCCAGCAGAGTCAGGTATCTTGTGTTATTGAGGGTCATTTTGTCCATCTCTGTGTCCTGTCAGAAGGCTTGGGTTTCTGCTTTTACTTAGCTGGGAAGACACTCCCAGATACCTGCAGACCTAGCCCCTGCCTCCTTGCGGTCTCTGCGTCGTGTCCTTTACATGTGCCACCTGGTACACGGGTGCTGGCCTTCCACAGCCTTGCATTGCATGGAGCCTACCTGACCTCTGGTGCTTGAGCGCTGATCGTTGCCACACAAGTTAAAACAGTAATACCTTCATCCAGTCAGGAGAATCAGGCTCTCTGGAGAGCAGGTAAAAGTGTGCCCATG contains:
- the DTX2 gene encoding probable E3 ubiquitin-protein ligase DTX2 isoform X2; the protein is MAMAPGPSLAQVYTSPVAVAVWEWQDGLGTWHPYSATVCNYIEQQFIQQKGQRFGLGSLAHSIPLGQADPSLAPYIIDLPSWTQFRQDTGTMRAVRRHLFPQHSAPGRGIVWEWLSDDGSWTAYEASVCDFLEQQVARGNQLVDLAPLGYNYTINYATHTQTNKTSSFCRSVRRQAGPPYPVTTIIAPPGHTGVACSCHQCLNGGGTGPVSGRYRHSMTNLPAYPVPQPPHRTAIVFGAHQAFAPYNKPSLSGARSAPRLNTTNPWGGAPPSLGNQPLYRSSLSHLGPQHQPSGLPTASRVSASLPSGPASSPGSIPAVPAAVPVQMPKPSRVQQALAGGTPKPEPEQVIKNYTEELKTAPDEDCIICMEKLSMVSGYSDVTDSKTIGPVAVGCLVKCSHAFHLLCLLAMYCNGNKDGSLQCPSCKTIYGEKTGTQPQGKMDVFKFQVSLPGHEDCGTILIVYNIPHGIQGPEHPNPGKPFTARGFPRQCYLPDNAQGRKVLELLKVAWRRRLIFTVGTSSTTGETDTVVWNEIHHKTEMDRNVTGHGYPDPNYLQNVLAELAAQGVTEDCLEQQ